One window of Flavobacterium dauae genomic DNA carries:
- a CDS encoding virulence RhuM family protein, translating to MGKILDRFLELSNYPILTDKGKVTMLKAKLKAESEYAKFRIIQDRTYESDFDKLINKSKQ from the coding sequence ATGGGCAAAATTTTAGACCGTTTTTTAGAACTTTCTAATTATCCTATTTTAACTGATAAAGGAAAAGTAACAATGCTAAAAGCCAAGTTAAAAGCCGAAAGCGAATATGCTAAATTTAGGATAATACAAGACAGAACATACGAAAGTGATTTTGACAAACTGATTAATAAATCAAAACAGTAA
- the murC gene encoding UDP-N-acetylmuramate--L-alanine ligase, translating to MNLKDIHNVFFIGIGGIGMSAIARYFKRIGKNVTGYDKTPTQLTHELEAEGIVIHYTDALENINESYRNNSDTLVVYTPAIPKEHQELNYFRLNNFTIKKRAEVLGIITQNSFTLAVAGTHGKTTTSSMLAHILVAANAPVTAFLGGVVEGYDTNLIGNGTAATVVEADEFDRSFLHLHPNIACVISDDADHLDIYGTNDAIKSSFAEFASKINDKDKLFIAQGIQNINGTEVSVNGTAVINAYNLRFENGKRVFDLDFKGEKIQNIKLSMPGKHNVLNASLAFAMAKTYGLSNEEIKSGLDSFKGIRRRFSFKINTEKLVMIDDYAHHPTEIKAVSQAVHEMYPDKQITAVFQPHLFSRTRDFIDGFAESLSTFNNVVLLEIYPARELPIKNINSTMLINKIKSPFKILLQKEELVTFLSENTPEVLVIIGAGDVGEMVEEIKTTLEKNN from the coding sequence ATGAATTTAAAAGACATACATAATGTATTCTTTATAGGAATCGGCGGTATTGGCATGAGTGCCATTGCCCGATATTTTAAGCGTATTGGTAAAAACGTTACCGGTTACGACAAAACACCTACGCAGTTAACACACGAGTTAGAAGCCGAAGGTATCGTTATTCATTATACCGATGCTTTGGAAAACATCAACGAAAGTTACCGAAACAACAGCGATACGTTGGTGGTTTACACACCGGCAATTCCAAAAGAACATCAGGAGTTAAATTATTTTCGTTTAAATAATTTTACCATAAAAAAACGTGCCGAAGTGTTGGGCATTATTACTCAAAACAGCTTTACGTTAGCGGTTGCAGGAACCCACGGAAAAACAACCACATCAAGTATGTTGGCACATATTCTGGTAGCTGCAAACGCTCCGGTTACGGCATTTTTAGGCGGAGTTGTAGAAGGATACGATACAAATTTAATTGGTAACGGAACCGCTGCTACAGTTGTGGAAGCCGATGAGTTTGATCGATCTTTTTTACACTTGCACCCAAATATTGCCTGTGTAATTTCAGACGATGCCGATCATTTGGATATTTACGGAACCAACGATGCCATTAAATCATCGTTCGCAGAATTTGCCTCAAAAATCAACGATAAAGACAAATTGTTTATTGCACAAGGAATTCAAAATATCAACGGTACAGAAGTTTCGGTAAACGGAACAGCTGTTATCAATGCGTATAATTTACGATTCGAAAACGGCAAACGCGTATTTGATTTAGATTTTAAAGGCGAAAAGATACAGAATATTAAATTATCAATGCCCGGCAAACACAATGTATTAAACGCTTCATTGGCATTTGCAATGGCAAAAACCTATGGTTTAAGCAACGAAGAAATAAAATCGGGGTTAGACAGTTTTAAAGGAATCCGCAGACGTTTTTCTTTTAAGATCAATACCGAAAAATTAGTGATGATTGACGATTACGCTCATCATCCCACAGAAATAAAAGCGGTAAGCCAGGCAGTACACGAAATGTATCCAGATAAGCAAATTACGGCTGTGTTTCAACCCCATTTATTCTCTCGCACAAGAGATTTTATAGATGGATTTGCAGAAAGTTTATCAACATTTAACAATGTGGTTTTGCTTGAAATCTACCCGGCACGGGAGTTGCCAATAAAAAATATTAATTCAACAATGTTGATAAATAAGATAAAATCGCCTTTTAAAATTTTGTTGCAAAAAGAAGAATTAGTAACTTTTTTATCAGAAAACACACCAGAAGTTCTTGTAATTATCGGCGCAGGCGATGTAGGCGAAATGGTAGAAGAAATTAAAACAACATTAGAAAAAAATAATTGA
- the murG gene encoding undecaprenyldiphospho-muramoylpentapeptide beta-N-acetylglucosaminyltransferase has protein sequence MKAHPKFIISGGGTGGHIYPAIAIANEIKAQLPDAEILFVGAQDKMEMQKVPQAGYKIKGLWISGIQRKITLDNAMFPVKFLSSLMKSRKIIKEFKPDVVIGTGGFASGAIVKVAQNMNIPTVIQEQNSYPGITNKMLAPKANAVCVAYDGLERYFKSKNIIKTGNPVRQDLLNIDEKREEGQLFYGLQKNKKTVVVLGGSLGARRINQLVEKELPLFKEQNVQVIWQCGKFYINEYKKYHNNEDVFVFDFIERMDLLFAAADVIVSRAGASSVSELAIVGKPVIFIPSPNVAEDHQTKNAKSITDKNAAVLLTEINLDSEFQEQMLRLLTNNQVAEALSKNIKTLALPNATKDIVKEIFKLVK, from the coding sequence ATGAAAGCACATCCAAAATTTATCATTAGCGGCGGCGGCACAGGCGGACACATTTATCCGGCAATTGCCATAGCAAACGAAATTAAAGCTCAGTTGCCTGACGCCGAAATTTTGTTTGTGGGTGCACAAGATAAAATGGAAATGCAAAAAGTACCGCAAGCAGGTTACAAAATTAAAGGTTTATGGATTTCGGGCATTCAACGAAAAATAACTTTAGATAACGCTATGTTTCCGGTTAAGTTTTTATCGAGCTTGATGAAATCAAGAAAAATCATCAAAGAGTTTAAACCCGATGTAGTTATTGGAACCGGCGGATTTGCAAGTGGAGCAATTGTTAAAGTTGCCCAAAATATGAATATTCCGACCGTAATTCAGGAACAAAATTCATACCCCGGTATCACTAATAAAATGTTGGCACCAAAAGCAAATGCTGTTTGTGTGGCTTATGATGGATTGGAACGATATTTTAAATCAAAAAATATTATAAAAACAGGAAATCCCGTTCGTCAGGATTTATTAAATATAGATGAAAAACGAGAAGAAGGACAACTTTTTTACGGTTTACAAAAAAATAAAAAAACAGTAGTTGTTTTAGGCGGAAGTTTGGGTGCACGCAGAATCAATCAGTTGGTAGAAAAGGAACTGCCGCTTTTTAAAGAACAAAATGTTCAGGTAATCTGGCAATGTGGTAAGTTTTATATCAACGAATATAAAAAATACCACAACAACGAAGACGTTTTTGTTTTTGATTTCATAGAACGAATGGATTTGTTGTTCGCCGCAGCCGATGTTATTGTTTCACGTGCCGGAGCATCATCAGTTTCAGAATTGGCAATTGTGGGCAAACCGGTGATTTTTATTCCGTCACCCAATGTTGCCGAAGATCATCAAACAAAAAATGCCAAAAGCATTACCGATAAAAACGCAGCCGTTTTGTTGACAGAAATCAATTTAGACAGTGAGTTTCAAGAACAAATGCTACGATTGCTAACAAACAACCAGGTTGCCGAAGCATTGTCAAAAAACATTAAAACATTAGCACTACCAAATGCTACAAAAGATATAGTAAAAGAAATTTTTAAGTTGGTTAAGTAA
- a CDS encoding UDP-N-acetylmuramoyl-L-alanyl-D-glutamate--2,6-diaminopimelate ligase encodes MKKLKDILYKVSIDAVRGSTSVEVSDIVFDSRKVSQNCVFIAQKGTLSNGHDYIEKAIENGAVAIIYEDTPATFLDTVTYVQVNDANDALAHIASNFYNNPSEKLALVGITGTNGKTTIATLLHQLFTKAGYKVGLLSTVKILVGEEEYPATHTTPDSITINHYLNQMVQAGYSYCFMEVSSHGIAQKRAAALAFKGGIFTNLSHDHLDYHKTFAEYRNVKKSFFDSLAKTSFAISNADDKNGAYMLQNCSAKKIMYSIQNVADVHGKIIESQFNGMLLNINNQEVWVQLIGKFNASNLLAIYTAATELGLSKEEVLLHLSTLKSVSGRFQFIVSKTKITAIVDYAHTPDALENVLKTISEIRTFNEQLFTVVGCGGNRDKEKRPVMGRIATEMSDTVIFTSDNPRNEDPFEILKEIESGVEAQNTNRYITIEDRHQAIKTACKMAKEGDIILIAGKGHEDYQEIKGVKHHFNDMEEVSKFLNEFNK; translated from the coding sequence TTGAAAAAATTAAAAGACATATTATACAAAGTATCCATTGATGCTGTTCGAGGATCTACCAGTGTGGAGGTTTCGGATATTGTCTTTGATTCTCGCAAAGTATCTCAAAACTGTGTGTTTATCGCACAAAAAGGGACTCTTTCAAACGGACACGATTACATAGAAAAAGCCATAGAAAACGGTGCCGTTGCAATTATTTATGAAGATACTCCGGCTACTTTTCTTGATACGGTAACTTATGTGCAGGTTAACGATGCCAATGATGCACTGGCACATATCGCCTCTAATTTTTACAACAATCCATCAGAGAAATTAGCATTGGTAGGCATTACAGGCACAAATGGTAAAACCACTATTGCTACCTTACTACATCAATTGTTCACTAAGGCAGGCTATAAAGTAGGTTTGTTATCTACCGTAAAAATATTGGTAGGCGAAGAGGAATACCCTGCAACCCACACCACACCCGATTCTATAACAATCAATCACTATTTAAACCAAATGGTTCAGGCGGGTTACAGTTATTGTTTTATGGAAGTAAGTTCGCACGGCATTGCCCAAAAACGTGCTGCCGCACTGGCTTTTAAAGGAGGAATCTTCACAAATTTATCACACGATCATTTAGATTATCACAAAACATTTGCAGAGTATCGCAACGTAAAAAAATCATTTTTCGATTCACTCGCTAAAACATCTTTTGCCATCAGTAATGCCGATGACAAAAATGGTGCTTATATGTTGCAAAACTGCTCTGCAAAAAAAATAATGTACAGCATTCAGAATGTGGCTGACGTTCACGGGAAAATCATCGAAAGTCAGTTCAACGGAATGTTATTAAACATCAACAACCAAGAGGTTTGGGTACAACTAATCGGCAAATTTAACGCATCAAATTTACTAGCAATTTACACAGCCGCAACCGAATTAGGTTTAAGCAAAGAAGAGGTTTTACTACACTTAAGCACGTTAAAAAGCGTGTCGGGACGCTTTCAGTTCATTGTATCAAAAACCAAAATTACCGCAATTGTAGATTACGCTCACACACCCGATGCCTTAGAAAATGTTTTAAAAACCATTTCGGAAATAAGAACATTTAATGAACAACTGTTTACAGTTGTTGGCTGTGGCGGAAACCGAGATAAAGAAAAACGTCCGGTTATGGGGCGTATTGCAACCGAAATGAGCGATACGGTGATTTTTACATCAGACAATCCGCGAAACGAAGATCCTTTTGAAATTTTAAAAGAGATCGAAAGCGGCGTAGAAGCTCAAAATACCAACCGATACATCACTATTGAAGATCGTCATCAGGCAATAAAAACAGCTTGTAAAATGGCAAAAGAAGGCGATATTATTTTAATTGCAGGCAAAGGACACGAAGATTATCAGGAAATTAAAGGGGTAAAACACCACTTTAACGATATGGAAGAAGTTAGTAAATTTTTAAACGAATTCAATAAGTAA
- the mraY gene encoding phospho-N-acetylmuramoyl-pentapeptide-transferase: MLYYLLKYLDSLFDFPGSALYQFITFRSGIAFILSLLISTIFGKKIISYLRRQQIGETVRELGLEGQNEKAGTPTMGGIIIIMATLIPVLLLARLENIYVLVLILTTVWMGIIGFLDDYIKVFKKDKEGLKGRFKVVGQIGLGIIVGSIFYFHPNVTVRDTPSILLDTGITSQFDIKSTATTIPFLKNNEFDYGQLISWMGDGYENYVWLIFIPIVIFIVTAVSNGANLTDGIDGLAAGTSAITVVALGIFAFVSGNFIFANYLNIMYIPNSGEMTVFIAAFVGALVGFLWYNAFPAQVFMGDTGSLTIGGVIAVLAIAVRKELLIPVLCGIFLAENLSVVLQVSYFKYTKRKYGEGRRILLMSPLHHHYQKKGYHESKIVTRFWIVGIFLAIFCVVSLKLR; encoded by the coding sequence ATGCTGTACTATTTACTAAAATATTTAGACTCATTGTTCGATTTTCCGGGATCGGCACTGTATCAATTCATCACATTCCGATCAGGAATTGCGTTTATCTTGTCGTTGTTGATTTCAACCATATTTGGTAAAAAAATCATCAGCTATCTTCGTCGCCAGCAAATTGGCGAAACCGTTCGCGAATTAGGTTTGGAAGGACAAAACGAAAAAGCCGGAACACCAACAATGGGTGGAATCATCATCATTATGGCAACGTTGATTCCGGTACTTTTATTGGCAAGATTAGAAAATATTTATGTCTTGGTTTTAATCTTAACCACCGTTTGGATGGGCATTATTGGATTTTTAGACGATTACATTAAAGTTTTTAAAAAGGACAAAGAAGGATTAAAAGGAAGATTTAAAGTGGTGGGACAAATTGGATTGGGAATCATTGTTGGATCTATTTTCTATTTCCACCCAAATGTAACCGTACGCGATACCCCAAGCATTTTGTTAGACACAGGCATTACAAGTCAGTTTGATATTAAATCAACCGCTACAACCATTCCGTTTTTAAAGAACAACGAATTTGATTACGGACAGTTAATTTCTTGGATGGGCGACGGGTATGAAAATTACGTTTGGCTGATTTTTATTCCCATTGTAATTTTTATCGTAACAGCCGTTTCAAACGGAGCCAACCTTACCGACGGCATTGATGGATTGGCAGCAGGAACATCGGCTATTACTGTTGTAGCCCTGGGGATTTTTGCATTTGTTTCGGGTAACTTTATTTTTGCAAATTACCTCAACATTATGTACATACCCAATTCGGGCGAAATGACGGTTTTCATCGCCGCTTTTGTAGGTGCACTCGTTGGTTTTCTTTGGTATAACGCTTTCCCGGCACAAGTTTTTATGGGCGATACAGGAAGCTTAACCATTGGCGGAGTCATTGCTGTACTGGCAATTGCCGTTCGCAAAGAATTGTTGATTCCTGTTTTGTGTGGAATTTTTCTTGCAGAAAATTTATCGGTGGTGTTACAGGTTTCCTATTTTAAATACACCAAACGAAAATATGGCGAAGGCAGACGTATCTTGTTAATGTCACCTTTACACCATCATTATCAGAAAAAAGGCTATCACGAAAGTAAGATTGTTACCCGTTTTTGGATTGTAGGAATCTTTTTAGCCATTTTCTGCGTAGTGTCATTAAAATTAAGATAA
- a CDS encoding penicillin-binding protein gives MGLAKKNENNRIYFVFFGMLAIGIAIFAKMSIIQFKEGEHWRSKADSLTIKDQIIPANRGNIYSADGSLLATSIPKYTVYFDPMSPSRKNFEKYIEPFSDSLAKFIPEKSASEYKSYFRKARSNQKRYIHIATKLSYTQYMKLKSFPLFNLGKYKGGMIVNQVNVREYPMGMIANRTIGYERVNDDKTITRKGIEAAFTDYLTGKEGRRKVQKMSKNLWKPIHDENEIEPQDGYDITTTIDVYIQDIAHHALLSSLEYYEADHGTVVVMETNTGEVKAISNLGKIGDGSYRETINYAVLERQDPGSTFKLASYLALLDDGKADTATIYDTHNGVVTFSNRRVTDSNRRGYGKISLARGFEVSSNTVVTQAVYQAYKDHPKDFTDKLKTFGFNGTLGIDLKGEPASYIPVPGDRNWSKIALPWMAYGYGILVTPLQTLTLYNAVANNGEMVKPQFVKEIKDVHRTIRTFDKEVINPQIVKPEVIKKMQTVLKNVVLRGTGKRLYSPDFSMAGKTGTAQMNYGKAKGGMYYASSFVGYFPADNPKYSCIVVIHRPTKHSYYGGDVAGPVFKRIAQKIFTDVPSVNEIKDIESPLPKAVKSYKNYYARVKQSGNIMPDVVGLPAMDAVAILENLGLKVQTAGTGKVIRQSVKNGEKITKQQTITLELS, from the coding sequence ATGGGATTAGCAAAAAAGAACGAAAATAACAGAATTTACTTTGTTTTCTTTGGAATGCTTGCCATTGGTATCGCCATTTTTGCCAAAATGAGCATTATTCAATTTAAAGAAGGCGAGCATTGGCGTAGCAAAGCCGACAGTTTAACGATTAAAGACCAGATTATTCCGGCAAACCGTGGAAATATCTATTCGGCAGATGGCAGCTTACTGGCAACATCAATCCCAAAATACACGGTTTATTTTGACCCAATGTCGCCATCAAGGAAAAATTTTGAGAAATATATTGAACCTTTTTCGGATTCTTTAGCAAAATTTATTCCTGAAAAATCGGCAAGCGAATACAAATCTTATTTCAGAAAAGCTCGTTCAAACCAAAAAAGATACATACACATTGCCACCAAATTAAGCTATACGCAGTATATGAAACTAAAATCGTTTCCGCTGTTTAATTTAGGAAAATACAAAGGCGGAATGATTGTAAACCAGGTAAATGTACGCGAATATCCCATGGGAATGATTGCCAACAGAACCATAGGTTACGAACGCGTTAACGATGATAAAACAATAACCAGAAAAGGAATTGAAGCCGCTTTTACCGATTATTTAACAGGTAAAGAAGGTAGAAGAAAAGTACAGAAAATGTCTAAAAACCTGTGGAAACCTATTCACGATGAAAACGAAATAGAACCACAAGATGGTTACGACATTACCACAACCATTGATGTATATATTCAAGATATTGCCCACCATGCGTTATTAAGTTCATTGGAATATTACGAAGCTGACCACGGAACAGTGGTTGTTATGGAAACCAATACCGGCGAGGTTAAAGCCATTTCAAACCTTGGCAAAATTGGCGACGGTTCGTATAGAGAAACCATTAATTATGCTGTTTTAGAACGTCAGGATCCTGGCTCTACCTTTAAACTGGCATCTTATTTAGCCTTGTTAGACGATGGAAAAGCCGATACAGCAACAATTTACGACACCCACAACGGGGTGGTAACTTTTTCTAACAGAAGAGTTACCGATTCTAACAGAAGAGGTTACGGAAAAATTTCGTTGGCTCGCGGATTTGAAGTATCGTCAAACACCGTAGTAACACAAGCGGTTTATCAGGCATATAAAGATCATCCGAAGGATTTTACCGATAAATTAAAAACCTTTGGTTTTAACGGTACTTTGGGAATCGATTTAAAAGGCGAACCGGCATCATATATTCCAGTACCAGGCGACCGAAACTGGAGTAAAATTGCCTTGCCGTGGATGGCTTATGGTTACGGAATTTTAGTAACACCGTTACAAACACTAACGTTATATAATGCTGTTGCAAACAATGGCGAAATGGTAAAACCACAATTTGTTAAAGAAATTAAAGATGTGCATAGAACCATTCGCACATTTGACAAAGAGGTTATTAACCCACAAATTGTGAAACCTGAAGTAATTAAAAAAATGCAAACCGTTCTAAAAAATGTTGTTCTAAGAGGTACAGGAAAAAGATTGTACTCGCCCGATTTTTCAATGGCAGGAAAAACCGGAACGGCACAAATGAACTACGGTAAGGCAAAAGGCGGTATGTATTACGCTTCATCGTTTGTAGGATATTTCCCTGCCGACAATCCAAAATATTCATGTATTGTAGTTATTCACCGACCAACAAAACACAGTTATTACGGTGGCGATGTAGCAGGTCCGGTTTTTAAACGCATTGCACAAAAAATATTTACCGATGTACCGTCGGTAAACGAAATTAAAGATATTGAATCTCCTTTACCAAAAGCGGTAAAAAGCTATAAAAACTATTACGCCCGTGTAAAACAATCAGGCAATATTATGCCAGATGTAGTAGGTTTACCCGCAATGGATGCCGTAGCAATACTTGAGAACTTAGGTTTAAAAGTACAAACCGCAGGTACAGGAAAAGTTATTAGACAATCGGTTAAAAACGGAGAAAAAATTACAAAACAACAAACAATTACATTAGAATTAAGTTGA
- a CDS encoding FtsW/RodA/SpoVE family cell cycle protein, protein MRKLLSQFQGDKAIWAYVVLLALFSFMPVFSASTNLVHVVGTGTIVGLLFKHFGHIFVGIFIIFFIHRIPFDRLKFIAPIAWLPVTALLIITSLQGMMIGGANASRWLKIPLLNISFQPSSLGWIALIAYISWFLWRFADEKYTFGWSLLWLGVPIGAVVLPILPSNLSTAAIILFTIGLLLYVGKYPIKYMAKIIAAGAILIVVAIGMFKAFPDMAPSRYKTWEARFDRFGSEDKNEDRYQIENAKIAIAQGQMFGVGPGKSVQKNFLPQSSSDFIYAIIVEEFGFLGGMSILIVYVLLLFRFLVVSNKAPNLFGKYLSFGLGFSIVFQAFINMGVAVEIFPTTGQPLPLVSSGGTSIWMTCVSLGIILSISRKEEQVKQQLADRERKQEEFKQLLEEQDTITTEEDLGDNPMQAVLNK, encoded by the coding sequence ATGAGAAAGTTATTATCCCAATTTCAAGGCGATAAAGCTATATGGGCGTACGTTGTGCTACTTGCCCTATTCTCGTTTATGCCAGTATTTAGCGCAAGTACCAACCTGGTGCACGTTGTTGGTACAGGTACCATTGTAGGATTACTTTTTAAACATTTCGGACATATTTTTGTAGGAATTTTCATCATATTTTTCATTCATCGCATTCCTTTTGACCGACTAAAATTCATCGCCCCAATTGCCTGGCTGCCTGTTACTGCTTTATTGATCATCACTTCTTTACAAGGAATGATGATTGGCGGAGCCAATGCAAGCCGATGGTTAAAAATTCCATTGTTAAACATTTCGTTTCAGCCATCGTCATTAGGTTGGATTGCTTTAATAGCCTACATTTCGTGGTTTTTATGGCGTTTTGCCGATGAAAAATACACTTTTGGCTGGTCGCTTTTATGGCTTGGCGTACCTATTGGTGCCGTTGTATTACCCATTTTACCATCAAATTTATCAACCGCGGCAATCATACTTTTCACTATTGGCTTATTACTTTATGTAGGAAAATACCCTATAAAATATATGGCAAAAATTATTGCAGCAGGTGCGATATTAATTGTTGTTGCAATTGGAATGTTTAAGGCTTTTCCCGATATGGCTCCGTCACGTTACAAAACATGGGAAGCCCGTTTTGACCGTTTTGGTTCTGAAGATAAAAACGAAGACCGTTACCAGATCGAGAATGCAAAAATTGCCATTGCACAAGGACAAATGTTTGGTGTTGGTCCTGGTAAAAGTGTTCAAAAGAACTTTTTACCGCAATCATCATCCGATTTTATTTATGCCATTATTGTTGAAGAATTTGGTTTTTTAGGCGGTATGTCAATATTAATTGTCTATGTTCTTTTATTATTCCGCTTTCTGGTGGTTAGCAACAAAGCACCTAATTTGTTTGGAAAATACCTTTCTTTCGGACTCGGGTTTTCCATCGTTTTTCAAGCATTCATCAATATGGGCGTGGCGGTAGAAATTTTTCCAACAACAGGTCAGCCACTTCCGTTAGTAAGTTCCGGCGGTACATCTATCTGGATGACGTGTGTATCATTGGGAATCATTTTAAGTATTTCCCGAAAAGAAGAACAAGTAAAACAACAATTGGCAGATCGTGAACGCAAACAAGAAGAATTTAAGCAATTGTTAGAAGAACAAGATACAATAACAACAGAAGAAGATTTAGGCGATAACCCTATGCAGGCAGTTTTAAATAAATAG
- a CDS encoding FtsL-like putative cell division protein, which produces MGLNSIIKAKFLVEGQSLKNWLFIIYIVFWTLVLIANNHFYEQKTMKVKELTEQVKELRSEFVDKRSELMQLRMESNISKQMEVYEILPSSVPPKKIKVVVEKEKKWYELWD; this is translated from the coding sequence ATGGGTTTAAACAGTATAATAAAAGCAAAATTTTTGGTCGAAGGGCAATCGCTAAAGAATTGGCTTTTTATTATATACATTGTTTTTTGGACGTTGGTACTTATTGCAAACAACCACTTTTACGAACAAAAAACAATGAAAGTTAAGGAATTAACCGAACAGGTTAAAGAATTACGATCTGAATTTGTTGATAAAAGATCTGAATTGATGCAATTGCGAATGGAATCGAACATTTCTAAACAAATGGAAGTTTATGAAATTTTACCATCATCGGTTCCTCCTAAAAAAATCAAAGTTGTTGTCGAGAAAGAAAAAAAATGGTATGAACTATGGGATTAG
- the murD gene encoding UDP-N-acetylmuramoyl-L-alanine--D-glutamate ligase: protein MRLVILGAGESGVGTALLGKKEGYEVFVSDFGSISEKYQQVLIQNEIDWEQQQHTESKILNADVVVKSPGIPDKAPIVKKLHEKDIKVISEIEFVYQFAKNTSIAITGSNGKTTTTLLTHHLLKQGGLDVGLAGNIGESYAKQVAIDPEKLFVLELSSFQLDGNIDYKPHIAVITNISPDHLDRYDYKYGNYIASKFRITMNQTSEDYLIYDADDEAINNWLNNNQTKAQLVPFSLTKTFENGAYLKNNNITAMINNEEITIPVNEIAIEGKHNVKNAMAATLVAQMMRVRKQTIRESLSNFQNAEHRLEKVAKINKVQYINDSKATNVNATYFALESMNKPTVWIVGGVDKGNDYDELMSFVHEKVKAIICLGIDNTKIINAFSPIVDIIVEASSMEEAVKLASKASEEGDTVLLSPACASFDLFTSYEDRGTQFKNEVQKL from the coding sequence ATGAGATTGGTTATTTTAGGTGCAGGAGAAAGTGGTGTAGGCACTGCTTTGTTAGGAAAAAAAGAAGGTTACGAGGTTTTTGTATCCGATTTTGGATCCATCAGCGAAAAGTATCAACAAGTTCTTATACAAAACGAAATCGATTGGGAACAACAACAGCATACCGAAAGTAAAATTTTAAATGCCGATGTTGTTGTAAAAAGTCCGGGAATTCCGGATAAAGCCCCCATTGTAAAAAAATTGCACGAGAAAGACATCAAGGTAATATCTGAAATTGAATTTGTGTATCAATTTGCAAAAAACACATCAATCGCAATTACGGGCAGCAACGGAAAAACCACCACTACCCTTTTAACACATCATTTGTTAAAACAAGGCGGTTTAGATGTGGGGTTGGCAGGAAACATTGGTGAAAGTTATGCAAAACAAGTTGCGATAGATCCCGAAAAATTGTTTGTATTAGAATTAAGCAGTTTTCAATTAGACGGAAACATTGATTACAAGCCGCACATCGCCGTAATTACAAACATCAGTCCCGATCATTTGGATCGATACGATTATAAATACGGAAATTACATTGCATCTAAATTTCGTATCACAATGAATCAAACCAGCGAAGATTATTTGATTTACGATGCAGACGACGAAGCCATTAACAACTGGCTTAACAATAACCAAACAAAAGCACAATTAGTTCCTTTTTCACTAACAAAAACATTTGAAAACGGAGCTTATTTAAAAAACAATAATATTACAGCAATGATAAATAACGAAGAAATCACTATTCCGGTAAACGAAATTGCAATTGAAGGAAAACACAACGTAAAAAATGCTATGGCAGCCACATTAGTCGCACAAATGATGCGTGTTCGCAAACAAACCATCCGTGAGAGTTTATCAAATTTTCAAAATGCAGAACACCGTTTAGAGAAAGTTGCTAAAATTAATAAAGTACAATACATTAACGATTCTAAGGCAACCAACGTAAATGCTACGTATTTTGCCTTGGAAAGTATGAATAAGCCCACTGTGTGGATTGTTGGTGGTGTTGACAAAGGAAACGATTACGACGAATTAATGTCGTTTGTTCACGAAAAAGTGAAGGCCATTATTTGTCTGGGAATTGATAACACCAAGATCATCAATGCGTTTTCGCCAATTGTTGATATTATCGTAGAAGCATCGTCAATGGAAGAAGCCGTAAAACTGGCATCAAAAGCATCAGAAGAAGGCGATACCGTTTTATTGTCACCAGCTTGTGCAAGTTTCGATTTATTTACAAGCTACGAAGACCGCGGAACACAATTTAAAAACGAAGTACAAAAATTATAA